A genome region from Pseudanabaena sp. FACHB-2040 includes the following:
- a CDS encoding IS1 family transposase, with the protein MLGASSIAAKSMNCPKCQSPQIIKYGHTHYGKPRFRCQDCGRQFVEGATRQPIDETTRQLIDKLLLERLALAAIARVTGVSQRWLQMYVNQKFYQTPRTIEVTQKNRDG; encoded by the coding sequence ATGCTAGGAGCATCAAGCATTGCAGCCAAATCGATGAACTGTCCTAAGTGCCAATCTCCTCAAATCATCAAATACGGACATACCCATTACGGCAAACCCCGATTCCGGTGCCAGGATTGTGGACGGCAATTTGTTGAGGGGGCAACCCGGCAACCGATTGATGAGACGACTCGCCAATTGATTGATAAGCTGTTGCTCGAACGCCTAGCACTGGCAGCGATTGCACGGGTGACAGGTGTTTCTCAGCGGTGGTTGCAAATGTATGTCAATCAGAAGTTCTACCAAACGCCGAGAACCATCGAAGTCACCCAAAAAAACCGGGACGGCTGA